In Deltaproteobacteria bacterium, the following are encoded in one genomic region:
- a CDS encoding ABC transporter ATP-binding protein, which produces MSIDIDVESEPVGGRNQPLISARGLTRVYSMARSQVVGVNAIDMDIGNGQLVVLRGNSGSGKSTLLSLLAGLDHPTSGTLLVGGVDLATASDRELTRFRREKIGMVFQSFNLLPTLDVLENTCLPAFFAGKPVAQTREKGKGLLDWLGLAPRLNHLPAQLSGGEMQRTAIARALINDPDIILADEPTGNLDSHNAETVIQLLAKLHQESDRTIIIATHSSLADPLATMRVLMKDGEISIS; this is translated from the coding sequence ATGTCGATCGATATAGATGTGGAATCCGAACCAGTGGGCGGCCGAAACCAACCACTCATCTCCGCCAGGGGGCTTACACGGGTCTATTCCATGGCAAGGAGCCAGGTGGTCGGTGTCAATGCCATCGATATGGATATCGGTAACGGACAACTGGTGGTACTCAGGGGAAACAGCGGTTCGGGAAAAAGCACCCTGTTGTCTTTGCTGGCCGGTCTGGATCATCCCACAAGCGGCACCCTGCTGGTGGGGGGGGTTGACCTGGCCACGGCTTCGGACAGGGAACTGACACGGTTTCGACGCGAAAAGATCGGTATGGTTTTCCAGTCCTTCAACTTGCTTCCCACCCTCGATGTTTTGGAGAATACCTGTCTTCCCGCCTTTTTCGCCGGAAAACCGGTGGCCCAAACCAGAGAAAAGGGAAAGGGGCTTCTCGACTGGCTGGGCCTTGCACCCCGCCTCAACCACCTGCCGGCCCAACTCTCCGGTGGTGAAATGCAACGTACCGCCATTGCGCGGGCCCTGATAAACGACCCGGACATTATTTTGGCGGACGAGCCCACCGGCAACCTCGACAGCCACAATGCCGAGACGGTCATTCAACTGCTGGCAAAACTCCATCAGGAATCCGACCGGACCATCATCATCGCCACCCACAGCTCCCTGGCGGACCCTCTGGCAACCATGCGGGTCCTGATGAAGGACGGCGAGATCAGCATTTCATGA